Genomic DNA from Modestobacter versicolor:
GCAGCGGCGCCCACGGCCGACGTCCGGCGCAGCGCCGGGAACGCCCCGGCCATCCGCGGCAGGAAGGGCAGCACCCTGCTCGCCAGGCCGAGCACCGGCTTCAGCTCGAGCAGGCGCACCGCGGCGGCCGCCGAGGCGAGCGCGCTGAACGGCGACAGGATGTAGGAGCCGACCGACAGCGGCGAGGTCACCTTGAACACCCGCAGCATGTGCAGGAAGCGCTCCGGGCGCCCGAGGTCGTCGATCAGCAGCACGACCGAGGCGAGCGCGCCGACGCCGGCGGCGTACTCGGCGTTGCGGGCGAGCTTCGGCCGGCCGGTGAACTCGGCCAGCGCGGCGATGACCGACGAGGTGCCGGCCGCCCCGCCCATGAAGAAGTAGATCGGGACCTCGGGGTTCTTCCAGGTCGGCGACTTGATGATCTGCCGGCCGTAGTAGGAGCTGAACTCCGCCTCCGGCACCATCGCGGCCTCGCGGTTGCCGCTCCCCCAGCCACCGCCGCCACCGCGCCGGCGCTTGCGCCGGGGCTTGGTGAGGTCGGCTCCCCCGGCCCGGTGCCAGCCGGCGCCGGGGACGACGGGGGCCTCGCCCGCGGGCTGGTCGGTGCCGGTACCCGCCTCGGTCACGAGCGCCTCCTCCCCGCGAACGCCGACGCCACGACGCCCACGATCAGCGCCGCACCCGTGGCGGCCGCCTTCCACATCGAGGGCAGGTCGCGGGTGGTGACGATCGGGTCCGGCGGCAGGCCGTAGACCTCCGGCT
This window encodes:
- the nrfD gene encoding NrfD/PsrC family molybdoenzyme membrane anchor subunit translates to MTEAGTGTDQPAGEAPVVPGAGWHRAGGADLTKPRRKRRRGGGGGWGSGNREAAMVPEAEFSSYYGRQIIKSPTWKNPEVPIYFFMGGAAGTSSVIAALAEFTGRPKLARNAEYAAGVGALASVVLLIDDLGRPERFLHMLRVFKVTSPLSVGSYILSPFSALASAAAAVRLLELKPVLGLASRVLPFLPRMAGAFPALRRTSAVGAAAFGGPMATYTAVLIANTAVPSWHAPHDELPFVFAGSAMAAGGGITMALTPVDEAGPSRKVALTGVAVELAAMHRVENGHGIVSEPYHLGKAGKLLRAAKTATVTGAGLTALAGRTRAGAVAGGVLLAAGSLLTRMGVFEAGMQSAKDPKYTVVPQRERLEARQAAAAAAEGDPHVARSVVR